In a genomic window of Thermodesulfatator atlanticus DSM 21156:
- a CDS encoding pimeloyl-ACP methyl esterase BioG family protein, with product MKERLFKKENAEKLLVFYLGWGMDESPFVPVFVKEPFDVLFIYDYRKIKPPSLPRGYKSIKILAWSSGVPVALKFHENVLCVAGTGAIYHARYGIPPRVFDATLWALKKDSEKTLLAFYRNMFDEEKDFYLFMKNRPKRIHSQIIEELEAIKEQKIFFPENAKAIVTSSDRIIPAKNQERFWNQTGVKTRKISASHFPFYRFSLSELLG from the coding sequence GTGAAAGAAAGGCTCTTTAAAAAGGAAAACGCAGAAAAACTTCTAGTCTTTTATCTAGGTTGGGGCATGGATGAAAGCCCCTTTGTGCCTGTTTTTGTTAAAGAACCCTTTGATGTTCTTTTTATCTACGATTACCGCAAAATAAAACCACCATCTTTACCAAGAGGATATAAAAGCATAAAAATTTTGGCCTGGTCGAGCGGAGTGCCCGTGGCGCTTAAGTTCCACGAAAATGTTTTGTGCGTGGCAGGTACAGGGGCAATCTATCACGCGCGTTACGGTATCCCCCCAAGGGTATTTGACGCCACCCTTTGGGCCCTAAAAAAAGACAGCGAAAAAACCCTCTTAGCCTTTTATCGCAACATGTTTGATGAGGAAAAAGACTTCTATCTTTTTATGAAAAACAGGCCAAAACGTATACATTCCCAGATAATCGAAGAGCTTGAAGCCATAAAAGAGCAAAAAATTTTTTTTCCTGAAAACGCAAAGGCAATAGTAACTTCTTCAGATCGTATTATCCCGGCAAAAAATCAAGAGCGTTTCTGGAATCAAACGGGCGTTAAGACAAGAAAAATTTCTGCAAGTCACTTTCCGTTTTACCGTTTTTCATTAAGTGAGCTTTTAGGTTAG
- a CDS encoding bifunctional aminoglycoside phosphotransferase/ATP-binding protein, producing MANLPPLIQKLLKKEAYPHHPEEIKLLQTHISYVFLADDLVYKIKKPVDFGFLDFTTLEKRKFFCEREVELNRRLCPEIYLGVVPVVEQNDKAFFEGEGEPVEWAVKMKRMPEEGMMGRLIKEGRLKLKHIDLIVDKLVPFYQEAETGPEVNKYGSLETISFNVNENFTQTKDFVGKALARHRYDFIVNWSNTFMEENKKLFEERVARGFIRDGHGDLYSANICFDEPQNKVYIFDCIEFNDRFRCGDVAQDLAFLAMDLDFHQLKDFSGYFIEKYVKLSGDQGLLELLDFYKCYRAYVRGKIGCFTWASPEVDEKTKETNLAAAKRYFDLAYLYAGGSPILVVVFGLSGTGKSTLARVLSERLLANYYNSDIVRKRMLEIPPEEHVYEPFGKGIYSEEMTQKTYEAMASYAVADLGTGRDVVLDATYRSKALRATILEQIKDLGIDWLWVQCVAPDEIIKKRFEERAKKEGEPSDGRWEIYVKQKEVFEPPSEIPEERLLVLETTRPVEELVEEVIKKLGLSERKAL from the coding sequence ATGGCCAACCTGCCACCACTAATCCAGAAATTGCTTAAAAAAGAGGCCTATCCGCACCATCCCGAGGAAATAAAACTTCTCCAGACGCATATTTCTTATGTCTTTTTGGCAGATGATCTCGTATACAAGATAAAAAAACCCGTTGATTTTGGGTTTCTTGATTTTACCACCCTTGAAAAGCGTAAGTTTTTTTGTGAACGCGAGGTGGAGCTAAACCGCAGACTTTGTCCTGAAATATACCTAGGGGTTGTTCCTGTAGTTGAGCAAAACGATAAAGCCTTTTTCGAAGGGGAAGGAGAGCCGGTGGAATGGGCGGTTAAAATGAAACGCATGCCCGAAGAGGGCATGATGGGCCGTCTTATCAAAGAAGGCCGCCTGAAATTAAAGCACATAGACCTTATCGTTGACAAGCTCGTTCCCTTTTACCAGGAAGCAGAAACAGGCCCTGAGGTTAACAAGTACGGCTCCCTTGAGACCATTTCTTTTAACGTGAATGAAAATTTTACCCAGACCAAAGATTTTGTGGGAAAAGCCCTGGCGCGTCATCGTTATGATTTTATAGTGAACTGGTCAAACACCTTTATGGAAGAAAATAAAAAACTTTTTGAAGAACGTGTGGCCAGGGGCTTTATTCGTGATGGCCACGGAGACTTATACTCTGCCAATATTTGCTTTGATGAACCCCAAAATAAGGTCTATATCTTTGATTGCATTGAGTTTAACGACCGGTTTCGCTGCGGAGACGTAGCCCAGGACCTTGCCTTTCTGGCTATGGACCTTGACTTTCACCAGCTAAAAGACTTTTCCGGATATTTTATCGAAAAATATGTAAAACTCTCAGGAGACCAAGGCCTTCTTGAGCTACTAGACTTTTACAAGTGTTACCGGGCTTACGTGCGCGGCAAAATCGGCTGTTTTACCTGGGCCTCCCCTGAGGTGGACGAAAAAACCAAAGAAACAAACCTTGCTGCTGCTAAGCGCTATTTTGACCTTGCGTATCTTTATGCAGGGGGGAGCCCCATTCTTGTCGTAGTTTTTGGGCTCTCGGGGACAGGGAAAAGCACCCTGGCAAGAGTCCTTTCTGAGCGCCTTCTTGCTAACTATTACAATTCAGACATTGTGCGTAAACGCATGCTTGAAATTCCTCCAGAGGAGCACGTTTACGAACCATTTGGCAAGGGGATTTATAGCGAAGAGATGACCCAAAAAACCTATGAGGCTATGGCTTCCTATGCTGTGGCGGATTTGGGCACCGGCCGTGATGTGGTGCTTGATGCCACTTATCGTTCCAAAGCCCTGCGAGCCACTATACTTGAACAAATAAAAGACCTCGGGATTGATTGGCTCTGGGTGCAATGTGTTGCTCCTGACGAAATTATCAAAAAACGCTTTGAAGAAAGGGCTAAAAAAGAAGGTGAGCCTTCTGATGGCCGCTGGGAAATCTATGTCAAGCAAAAAGAAGTCTTTGAGCCTCCAAGTGAAATTCCCGAAGAAAGGCTTCTTGTCCTTGAAACTACCAGGCCTGTGGAAGAGCTCGTGGAAGAAGTAATTAAAAAGCTGGGGTTAAGTGAAAGAAAGGCTCTTTAA
- the acs gene encoding acetate--CoA ligase alpha subunit, with protein MLDFFFKPKTVAVIGASREPGKVGHDVLRNLLDFNFPGHIFPINPKADEILGLKAYPSILEVPEDVDLVVIAVRAPFVPEVIDQCGQKGVKAAVVLTSGFKETGLEGAKLEKKLVETARSHGIRIIGPNCLGILDTYSRLNATFAGLKPIKGEIGFFSQSGALCLAVLEWSKAEKIGLSRFVSLGNKCDVNEIECLRMLAEDPHTKVIMGYIEGITDGRAFTEVACEVAREKPVIIFKSGTTAAGARAASSHTGSLAGSEQAFEASVKRSGLIRAKTLREFFNLALYFAFMPPLAGPYLGIVTNSGGPGIVAADACENSALELPSLSSETVEKLRKVLPPYASFYNPVDITGDADAARYEKTLEVLIEDQRLNGLLVILSRTATVNPDEVAEILTKDKAQKPIVACFLGEESVKKARKKLLKGKVPHYEYPEEAVKVLEKAWLYEWWRKKPPAKVKKLKVNFKQVAETLQIVRSEGRSHLLDHEVKQILEAYGFVFPKSLVARTTDEAILAAKVIGYPVVLKVLSPQIQHKSDVGGVKVNIRDEEELIKAFEEIIINVRKRLPGISVLGVIVQEMAPKGKEVIVGFIRDPQFGPLVMFGLGGIYVEVLKDVTFRLAPLAKEEALEMIREIKAYPVLKGIRGEPEVDMDSLARAIVSMGQLAADFPELSEGEVNPLIVGPKGQKTIAVDARLSLGGEK; from the coding sequence GTGCTGGATTTTTTCTTTAAGCCTAAAACAGTAGCAGTTATCGGGGCGTCTAGAGAACCAGGTAAAGTAGGCCATGATGTCTTGCGCAACCTTCTGGACTTTAATTTTCCAGGTCATATTTTTCCTATCAACCCCAAGGCAGATGAGATTTTGGGGCTTAAGGCTTATCCTTCCATTCTAGAGGTGCCTGAAGATGTAGATTTGGTGGTGATCGCTGTGCGCGCTCCTTTTGTGCCAGAGGTGATTGATCAATGTGGTCAAAAGGGAGTTAAAGCTGCAGTGGTTCTTACCTCTGGTTTTAAAGAGACAGGGCTTGAAGGAGCCAAGCTTGAAAAAAAACTTGTAGAGACAGCCCGTTCTCATGGTATCCGCATAATTGGTCCAAATTGTCTGGGAATTCTCGACACTTATAGCCGTTTAAATGCCACTTTTGCAGGGCTTAAACCTATCAAAGGCGAAATTGGCTTTTTTTCGCAATCAGGGGCCCTTTGTCTCGCGGTACTTGAGTGGTCTAAGGCAGAGAAGATCGGTCTTTCACGTTTTGTAAGCCTTGGTAACAAATGCGACGTAAACGAGATCGAATGCCTACGCATGCTTGCGGAAGACCCTCATACCAAAGTGATCATGGGTTACATCGAAGGAATTACTGATGGCCGGGCTTTTACCGAAGTGGCCTGCGAAGTTGCTCGTGAAAAACCCGTGATCATCTTTAAAAGCGGTACCACCGCGGCCGGGGCAAGGGCTGCGTCTTCCCACACGGGATCTCTTGCTGGCTCAGAGCAGGCCTTTGAAGCTAGCGTTAAAAGATCAGGTCTTATCCGTGCCAAAACCCTGCGCGAGTTCTTTAACCTGGCCCTTTATTTTGCCTTTATGCCGCCCCTTGCCGGGCCATACTTAGGAATTGTTACAAACTCTGGCGGCCCAGGCATTGTAGCTGCTGATGCCTGTGAAAACTCAGCCCTTGAGCTCCCTTCCCTTTCAAGCGAAACCGTAGAAAAACTGCGTAAAGTGCTTCCTCCATACGCCTCTTTTTATAACCCGGTTGACATCACCGGAGATGCCGATGCTGCCCGTTACGAAAAAACCCTTGAAGTGCTTATCGAAGACCAGCGTTTAAACGGGCTTCTGGTCATTCTTTCCCGTACAGCTACAGTTAACCCCGATGAAGTTGCTGAGATTCTCACAAAAGACAAAGCCCAAAAGCCCATAGTAGCCTGCTTTCTTGGCGAAGAAAGTGTCAAAAAGGCAAGAAAAAAACTGCTCAAAGGAAAAGTGCCTCATTATGAGTATCCAGAAGAGGCGGTAAAAGTGCTTGAGAAGGCCTGGCTTTACGAGTGGTGGCGCAAGAAGCCCCCTGCCAAGGTGAAAAAATTAAAAGTAAATTTCAAACAGGTGGCTGAGACGCTTCAAATAGTAAGAAGCGAAGGCCGCAGTCATCTACTTGACCATGAAGTCAAGCAGATACTAGAAGCTTATGGTTTCGTTTTTCCCAAATCCTTGGTAGCACGCACCACAGACGAAGCTATCCTAGCTGCCAAAGTAATCGGCTACCCTGTGGTGCTAAAAGTTCTTTCCCCGCAAATTCAGCACAAATCAGACGTAGGGGGCGTAAAAGTCAACATCAGAGATGAAGAAGAGCTTATCAAGGCTTTTGAGGAAATAATCATAAACGTGCGCAAGCGGCTTCCTGGCATAAGCGTGCTGGGGGTTATTGTCCAGGAGATGGCTCCTAAAGGCAAAGAAGTTATCGTGGGATTCATAAGGGACCCTCAGTTTGGGCCTTTGGTTATGTTCGGTTTGGGTGGCATTTACGTAGAAGTCCTAAAAGACGTTACTTTTCGTCTGGCTCCTTTGGCAAAAGAAGAAGCCCTTGAGATGATCAGAGAAATCAAAGCTTATCCCGTGTTAAAAGGGATAAGAGGGGAGCCAGAGGTTGACATGGATTCCCTGGCCAGGGCTATAGTCTCCATGGGACAACTTGCAGCAGATTTTCCTGAATTAAGCGAAGGAGAGGTGAATCCTCTTATTGTTGGCCCTAAAGGGCAAAAAACTATAGCAGTAGATGCGCGTTTAAGCTTAGGGGGAGAAAAATGA
- a CDS encoding phosphotransacetylase family protein → MSIIYVCSTAGFSGKTLTLLGLGQFLKRKNISFSYRKPVGNRPVYEDGTIVDDDAYFLNRVFELNVPLSELSAVMLTQDVVVKAYQKKLEPMLPKVADFIKKAKHNVDVLLLGGYGSIYSGEFMGISGVEIAKSVQAKVCLVVRYEGEWVVDYVLKAMHDFSGLKLGVVFNDLREEHFYNYRDLIRPYLESEGITILGELPHHGKLAAVSVKDLREYLGARLLGHTGEERLVENFLIGGMQVDKAIQYFRRMPNFGVIVGGDRSDIQLAAIETGAVCLILTGGLYPNEIILAKAEENKVAILVVEEDTYTVAKRTERLPAQARIRHPEKLACAFEVTARYLNEEKLKEFWA, encoded by the coding sequence ATGAGCATTATCTATGTTTGCTCTACAGCTGGTTTCTCAGGAAAAACGCTCACGTTGTTGGGCTTAGGGCAATTTTTGAAAAGAAAAAATATTTCGTTTTCTTACCGCAAGCCTGTGGGTAACAGACCCGTTTATGAAGACGGGACTATCGTAGATGACGATGCCTATTTCCTCAACCGGGTTTTTGAATTAAACGTTCCTCTTTCAGAACTCTCTGCAGTAATGCTTACTCAGGACGTGGTGGTTAAGGCCTATCAAAAAAAGCTTGAGCCCATGTTACCCAAAGTGGCTGATTTTATTAAAAAAGCCAAACACAACGTAGATGTTTTGCTACTAGGAGGCTACGGAAGCATTTATTCAGGCGAATTCATGGGAATTTCTGGGGTAGAGATTGCAAAGAGCGTACAGGCTAAGGTCTGTCTTGTGGTGCGTTATGAAGGGGAATGGGTGGTGGATTATGTGCTCAAAGCCATGCATGATTTTTCGGGGCTAAAATTGGGAGTAGTTTTTAACGATCTTCGGGAAGAGCACTTTTACAACTATCGGGACTTAATCAGGCCTTACCTTGAAAGCGAAGGGATTACGATTTTGGGTGAGCTACCCCATCACGGCAAACTTGCCGCGGTTTCTGTAAAAGACCTGCGGGAGTATCTTGGGGCACGCCTCCTGGGGCACACTGGCGAAGAACGCCTGGTGGAAAACTTCCTGATCGGTGGCATGCAGGTTGATAAAGCCATTCAGTATTTCAGGCGCATGCCTAATTTTGGCGTAATTGTTGGTGGCGACCGCTCTGATATTCAACTTGCCGCTATTGAGACCGGTGCCGTATGTCTTATCCTAACCGGCGGTCTTTATCCTAATGAAATTATCCTTGCCAAGGCAGAAGAAAACAAAGTCGCCATCCTGGTGGTGGAAGAAGACACTTATACCGTTGCCAAGCGTACTGAGCGGTTGCCTGCCCAGGCCCGTATAAGGCACCCTGAAAAACTAGCCTGTGCCTTTGAGGTTACGGCGCGCTACCTTAACGAAGAAAAACTCAAGGAATTTTGGGCCTAG
- the acpS gene encoding holo-ACP synthase encodes MILGLGIDLVEVPRIEKVLSLYHRRFLDRILTEEEKKAISHKRYLPPYVAAYFAAKEACSKALGTGLRGVSWREMEVFHAPSGKPYMRLYGRALLRFSALGGKKIHVSLSHERLYATAVVIIEG; translated from the coding sequence ATGATCTTAGGGCTTGGAATAGATCTTGTTGAGGTGCCGAGAATCGAAAAAGTCCTCTCCCTTTATCACAGGCGTTTTCTGGATCGCATCCTTACCGAAGAAGAAAAAAAAGCTATCTCCCACAAAAGATACCTGCCACCTTATGTGGCGGCTTATTTTGCCGCTAAAGAAGCATGTTCTAAGGCCCTGGGGACAGGTCTTCGCGGGGTGTCCTGGCGCGAGATGGAAGTTTTCCACGCACCTTCTGGCAAGCCTTATATGAGGCTTTATGGTCGTGCACTTTTGCGATTTTCCGCCCTTGGCGGGAAAAAGATACATGTTTCCCTTTCGCATGAGAGGCTTTACGCCACGGCCGTCGTAATAATAGAAGGCTAG
- a CDS encoding response regulator: MKVMVVDDSKSIRQIEKKYLTGMGYEVVEASNGEEALKVLEENPDIALILLDWHMPVMNGYEFLKTVRQDPKWNNVKIMMVTTENQEKSVIDAIMAGANEYLMKPFDQEMLESKIRWLLEEAL; encoded by the coding sequence ATGAAAGTAATGGTTGTTGACGACTCTAAGTCTATCCGCCAGATCGAGAAAAAATATCTCACTGGCATGGGCTATGAAGTCGTTGAAGCGTCAAATGGTGAAGAGGCACTAAAAGTCCTTGAAGAAAATCCCGACATTGCCCTTATCCTCCTTGATTGGCACATGCCAGTGATGAACGGATATGAGTTCTTAAAAACCGTAAGGCAGGATCCCAAATGGAACAACGTAAAGATCATGATGGTCACCACTGAAAACCAGGAAAAAAGTGTAATCGACGCCATCATGGCAGGTGCTAACGAATATCTCATGAAACCCTTTGACCAGGAAATGCTTGAGAGCAAAATCCGCTGGCTTTTGGAGGAGGCCCTGTGA
- a CDS encoding protein-glutamate methylesterase/protein-glutamine glutaminase, whose amino-acid sequence MKKIRVLVVDDSPLLRRLISEALRADKNIEVVGTANNGKEALDKARLLRPDVITLDIEMPVMDGLTALEKLKRLYPKIQVIMFSSLTEKGAKETIKALSLGAFDFVTKPSTRSLNESIKRIKEELIPKIKTACPRIAPLQAPRPAPQAKKVAVSPLARRKPLIVGKREIVAIGVSTGGPRALSEIIPRLPATFPVPIVIVQHMPPVFTAQLAQRLDQLSQLKVQEGKEGSPLTPGKVYIAPGDKHMEVAQRGVAKVVHLHKGPPENSCRPAVDVLFRSVAKVYGGKSVGLVLTGMGQDGLAGSKVMKDAGAIIVAQDEATSTVYGMPRAVVEAGLADYVLPLNEIPLFLQKIFMQRIAA is encoded by the coding sequence GTGAAAAAGATTCGCGTGCTAGTAGTTGACGATAGCCCGCTTTTGCGCAGGCTAATTAGCGAAGCCCTGAGGGCTGACAAAAATATCGAGGTAGTAGGAACGGCTAACAACGGCAAAGAAGCCCTTGATAAAGCAAGACTTTTGCGTCCAGATGTAATTACCCTTGACATTGAAATGCCCGTCATGGATGGGCTAACGGCGCTTGAGAAGTTAAAGCGCCTTTATCCCAAGATCCAGGTCATAATGTTTTCTTCTCTTACAGAAAAAGGCGCTAAAGAAACCATAAAAGCGCTTTCCTTGGGGGCCTTTGATTTTGTAACCAAGCCCTCTACCAGATCCTTAAACGAAAGTATCAAGCGCATTAAAGAAGAATTAATACCCAAGATCAAAACTGCTTGCCCTAGGATAGCTCCTCTCCAGGCACCAAGGCCTGCACCTCAGGCAAAAAAAGTAGCCGTTTCTCCCCTTGCACGACGCAAGCCCCTTATCGTTGGCAAACGCGAGATTGTGGCCATAGGAGTTTCAACAGGTGGCCCGCGTGCACTCTCAGAAATCATCCCCCGGCTTCCGGCCACTTTTCCTGTGCCCATTGTGATTGTGCAACACATGCCCCCTGTTTTTACAGCTCAGTTGGCGCAAAGGCTTGACCAGTTGTCTCAGCTAAAGGTCCAGGAAGGAAAAGAAGGAAGCCCCCTTACCCCTGGGAAAGTTTATATCGCTCCCGGGGACAAACACATGGAAGTAGCCCAACGGGGGGTTGCCAAAGTGGTTCACCTTCACAAGGGACCTCCTGAAAATAGCTGTCGTCCGGCGGTAGATGTGCTTTTTCGCTCCGTAGCAAAGGTGTATGGCGGAAAAAGTGTTGGGCTTGTACTAACGGGCATGGGCCAGGATGGCCTTGCGGGCTCGAAGGTAATGAAAGACGCAGGCGCTATTATTGTGGCTCAGGATGAAGCCACTTCAACGGTTTACGGCATGCCACGGGCCGTGGTTGAGGCCGGTCTTGCCGACTACGTTTTGCCGCTTAACGAAATTCCACTTTTTCTCCAGAAAATTTTTATGCAACGGATAGCAGCATGA
- a CDS encoding CheR family methyltransferase, with protein sequence MRPEVYRFFADLVQKYSGIVLKEEKTYLIESRLRELARALNYRDVDQLYQVASKRLTPQLRDEIIEAMTTNETYFFRDQHPFEALRKEVIPELKKLRAKEKELRFWSAAASTGQEAYSIAMLIHEYFPDLLSWRIQILATDISQEALKKAQKGAYSQIEVNRGLPVTFLVKYFKQNGAKWVVQDKIRKMIQFRKLNLVDPLPPTLGKFDVVFCRYVLIYFSPEVKAKVLKNISRVMKPKGYLFLGATESPQGLPPGFKRKMIGRTICYQWEG encoded by the coding sequence ATGAGGCCAGAAGTATATAGATTTTTTGCAGATTTAGTACAAAAATACAGTGGCATCGTTTTAAAGGAAGAAAAAACCTACCTAATTGAGAGCAGGCTAAGAGAGCTTGCCAGAGCCTTAAATTACCGAGACGTAGATCAGCTTTATCAGGTTGCCTCAAAGCGTCTTACGCCCCAGCTTCGTGATGAGATTATCGAAGCAATGACCACTAATGAGACTTACTTTTTCAGAGACCAGCATCCCTTTGAGGCCTTGCGCAAAGAGGTAATCCCTGAGTTAAAAAAGCTGCGCGCCAAAGAAAAAGAATTGCGCTTTTGGTCCGCAGCAGCCTCTACCGGGCAGGAAGCCTATAGCATCGCCATGTTAATCCACGAATATTTTCCTGATCTGCTTTCCTGGCGTATCCAGATCCTTGCCACGGATATCTCCCAGGAAGCCCTTAAAAAAGCACAAAAGGGTGCTTATTCCCAAATAGAAGTAAACCGCGGGCTTCCTGTTACTTTTCTGGTCAAGTATTTCAAACAAAACGGAGCCAAATGGGTGGTACAGGACAAAATCCGCAAGATGATTCAATTCCGCAAGCTCAATTTGGTAGATCCCCTGCCCCCTACCCTTGGCAAGTTCGACGTGGTCTTTTGCCGTTACGTGCTTATTTATTTTTCGCCCGAGGTAAAGGCCAAAGTCCTCAAAAATATAAGCCGCGTTATGAAACCTAAAGGTTATCTCTTTTTAGGTGCTACTGAGAGCCCACAGGGCCTTCCCCCTGGTTTTAAACGCAAAATGATCGGCCGAACCATCTGTTATCAGTGGGAAGGTTAA